The stretch of DNA GGCGGTCGCGTAGTCAGGGCGTGTGGTCATGGGCTTCACCCGGTGGAGGAATGGGATGGCGTGGGGCAGTTCGGCGGCAGCGGAGGCTGCACCTGCCGTGGGCGCGCTCGTCGTGCCCCGGCCAGTGCCGCCCCGTCGGGGCAGTGGCGCCCCCTCCAACCAGTAGCGCGGGCGGCCTCGCCCGCGCGCTCACGACGGGCAGGCGAGGCCGCCTTCCCTACTGGGAGGGGCGGAGGGGCGTCAGCGCATCCCTTGCGTGGCGGCGGCGAAGATCCCCTCTTCTGACAGCACAGTGTCGAAGATACGGATCTCATCCACCACGCCGTCGAAGGCGTACGCGTTCTTGCGGCCGATGTAGTTGCCGATGACCAAGGGGCGCGAGGCCGGCAGGATCGGCTGCGTCACCGCGCTCTCCCCCATCTGCTCGCAGTCCACGTAGACCGCGATGGTCTTGCCGTCATACGTGGCGGCCACATGGCTCCAGAGACCCGCGGGAACGGACCACTCGGGGCTGTACAGGCGCGTCTCGGACCCGTCCGCCGAGCCGTACTCGAAGGCCACGCGCGTCCAGAAGTAGCGCAGGCGCCAGCCGGGCCAGGGCGGATTGCCGCTGCGGTCGCCCTTGTTGCCGATGATCTCGTAGGTGGCGCCTCGCCCCGCCGGCTTGATCCAGGCCATGGCGGTGAAGGCGGCCGGAGCCGTCAGCCCCTCGACGTTCTTGATCTCCAGGAACTGCTCGTCTTTGGCCGCGAAGCGCAGGCCATGCGGGGTGATGGCGTCCACCACCTGCGGCAGGCGGC from bacterium encodes:
- a CDS encoding LamG domain-containing protein, which codes for MRSEPVAVPVRPCGLAAIGLLAALVFVAGSASAELLAHWPLDEIRAGVVADGSGHGHDAVANGLEGRLPQVVDAITPHGLRFAAKDEQFLEIKNVEGLTAPAAFTAMAWIKPAGRGATYEIIGNKGDRSGNPPWPGWRLRYFWTRVAFEYGSADGSETRLYSPEWSVPAGLWSHVAATYDGKTIAVYVDCEQMGESAVTQPILPASRPLVIGNYIGRKNAYAFDGVVDEIRIFDTVLSEEGIFAAATQGMR